From the Montipora capricornis isolate CH-2021 chromosome 2, ASM3666992v2, whole genome shotgun sequence genome, one window contains:
- the LOC138038358 gene encoding amiloride-sensitive sodium channel subunit alpha-like has protein sequence MELRRTLSPEEGIETDSKEPRTTLWSLLKDFCDYTSAHGFGRIKASKHWSLTVFWSLLFIGAMTIMTAQVHILYKKYKSRPLTTLIEVETSTSLPFPKVTFCNFNPIRNEALHALIESGEMQYFTQLLHHGKNESINRRRRAAVPVLEKRDLGNKNNVDDDDKNDDKDNEDVDNSDDDDDDFEDPSEKTEAFLKSEQLSMLMAREDGTILSLLGHRFEDMVLSCTYRGISCRNFSSDVWKQFWHYKYGNCFVFNGGGDTQDSGAKVSILKSNKPGPSHGLSLELNVEQDEYIGLMSPEAGIRMDISTQEEMPFPMEKGLSLAPGYATMIGLRKEKIVREDPFERQRCLKDVTKNESNLYTIHFGAVYSTTACKESCLAYNQRQHCDCMEYRFPGSGKHVCNVLDKATAKCLAKVQRMFKENKLNCTNSCPPPCREDGFKTSSSFAIWPSEKHEPIYTANLEKAKTFSPRKDESHRKNICKVQVFYEELNLEKITEQRSYELEDFVSDIGGQLGLWIGFSVLTVAEFLELIMLILHTAVKSCKDNRIFKLRKSTPDPTQQI, from the exons ATGGAACTAAGAAGAACATTGAGCCCTGAAGAAGGTATCGAGACAGATTCGAAAGAGCCACGTACTACACTCTGGAGTCTTCTAAAAGATTTTTGTGACTACACTTCTGCTCATGGATTTGGAAGAATAAAGGCATCTAAACACTGGTCTCTAACAGTATTCTGGAGCCTGCTGTTTATTGGGGCAATGACAATCATGACTGCACAAGTGCACATTTTGTATAAAAAATACAAGTCCAGACCGTTGACTACATTAATTGAAGTAGAAACATCAACG AGCCTTCCATTTCCAAAAGTAACCTTCTGCAACTTCAATCCAATCAGAAACGAAGCTCTTCATGCATTAATAGAAAGTGGTGAAATGCAATATTTCACGCAGTTATTGCACCATG GCAaaaatgaatcaatcaatcgaAGACGGAGGGCAGCGGTTCCAGTCCTTGAAAAGAGGGACCTCGGCAATAAGAATAAtgttgatgacgatgataaaAATGATGACAAAGATAATGAGGATGTCGATAATtccgatgatgacgatgacgatttCGAAGATCCATCGGAAAAGACGGAGGCGTTTTTAAAGAGCGAGCAATTGTCCATGCTAATGGCAAGGGAAGACGGAACCATTTTGTCTCTGCTGGGTCATCGCTTTGAAGACATGGTATTGTCATGTACTTATAGAGGCATATCCTGCAG AAACTTTTCATCCGATGTTTGGAAACAATTCTGGCACTATAAGTATGGAAACTGCTTTGTTTTCAACGGTGGTGGTGACACTCAGGATAGTGGAGCAAAGGTATCAATCCTGAAATCCAACAAACCAGGACCGTCACATG GTCTCAGTTTGGAGCTTAATGTGGAGCAAGATGAATACATCGGTTTAATGTCTCCTGAAGCTGGGATTAGAATGGACATCTCGACACAAGAAGAAATGCCTTTTCCAATGGAGAAAGGCCTCAGTCTTGCACCGGGATATGCCACAATGATTGGACTTAGAAAG GAAAAAATCGTACGAGAGGATCCTTTTGAGCGCCAACGATGTTTGAAGGATGTCACAAAAAATGAATCAAATTTGTACACGATTCACTTTGGAGCAGTCTATTCTACAACG GCTTGTAAAGAATCCTGCTTGGCTTACAATCAACGACAACATTGTGATTGCATGGAATACCGGTTTCCAGGAAGTGGCAAACATGTTTGTAACGTGTTAGACAAAGCCACAG cAAAATGTCTTGCTAAAGTTCAGCGGATgttcaaagaaaacaagttgAATTGTACCAATTCATGTCCACCGCCCTGCAG AGAGGACGGTTTCAAGACGAGTTCGTCTTTCGCTATCTGGCCATCTGAGAAACACGAG CCAATCTATACAGCCAATTTGGAGAAAGCAAAAACGTTTTCACCGAGAAAAGATGAATCTCACAG aaaaaatatttgcaaagtgCAAGTTTTCTACGAAGAGCTCAACTTGGAAAAGATAACGGAGCAGCGATCCTATGAG CTCGAGGATTTTGTTTCTGACATTGGTGGCCAATTAGGCCTGTGGATCGGATTTTCAGTGCTAACTGTGGCTGAATTTTTGGAACTCATTATGCTCATTTTACACACAGCTGTCAAAAGCTGTAAAGACAACAGAATATTCAAGCTAAGGAAAT
- the LOC138038359 gene encoding uncharacterized protein gives MDEAAAFQRMRDDLPEEERKGNMGKILKYILELCQSGWSFRQALKNVGEICTLGEHIDTIEALLGKITEDGKEAVLRAVDYQKKNASDALLEHYWDKLGCSLPELYEHIAEDKIIDHQKTKDAILNAVKDFQKKESNKVITDMVYGSAFVAVFQCVKLYIAWKTISSASNLIDSNPNDFTLINSKLQRMEQLVTELVDLCERDPNNRAIPLKMGRINTHFNSTSAKISELRIKIDGQIQRVDLMADYAAVDGVVNLVTAGTQGYQLFHTWNNLTSFTKGIAFASIAVFTGLAAASAGAYVLSQNTLKKLRRDLNEAVRLQNTLQDLLEQAEVVFNEIAENA, from the coding sequence ATGGACGAGGCTGCTGCATTTCAGAGAATGCGGGATGACCTTCCCGAGGAAGAGAGAAAAGGAAACATGGGGAAAATACTCAAGTACATTCTTGAACTCTGCCAAAGCGGATGGTCGTTTCGTCAGGCCCTTAAAAATGTCGGCGAGATATGCACTTTGGGAGAGCACATTGATACCATCGAAGCTTTGCTCGGAAAAATAACAGAAGATGGTAAAGAGGCCGTCCTTAGAGCTGTCGACTATCAAAAGAAAAACGCTTCAGATGCCTTGTTGGAGCATTACTGGGACAAACTTGGTTGCTCCTTGCCAGAACTGTATGAGCACATTGCGGAGGACAAGATCATCGACCATCAAAAGACGAAAGACGCGATTTTAAACGCAGTAAAGGATTTCCAGAAGAAAGAAAGCAACAAGGTTATCACAGATATGGTGTATGGATCAGCCTTTGTCGCAGTGTTTCAATGTGTGAAGCTTTACATTGCTTGGAAGACCATCTCAAGCGCCTCAAATCTCATCGACAGCAACCCAAATGATTTCACTCTGATTAACAGTAAACTTCAAAGGATGGAACAATTGGTCACAGAGCTGGTGGATCTATGCGAAAGAGATCCAAACAATCGCGCAATTCCCCTGAAAATGGGAAGAATCAACACTCACTTCAACTCGACTTCAGCCAAAATCAGCGAACTGCGAATCAAGATTGATGGCCAAATACAACGCGTTGATCTAATGGCTGATTACGCCGCAGTTGATGGAGTTGTCAATCTGGTAACGGCCGGGACACAAGGTTACCAACTTTTTCACACCTGGAACAACCTTACTTCCTTTACTAAAGGCATAGCCTTTGCAAGCATTGCTGTGTTTACTGGCCTTGCAGCTGCCAGCGCTGGCGCCTATGTTTTGTCGCAAAATACTTTGAAAAAATTGCGGAGGGATCTCAACGAGGCTGTCCGTTTGCAAAACACTCTCCAAGACCTGCTTGAACAAGCTGAGGTAGTCTTCAACGAAATAGCGGAGAATGCCTAA